The stretch of DNA ATGAGACCCTCAATTGATAGTCAATACACAAATACAGATCATGATGAATTGGAGCCTATCCTCATCACACACGAAGTAAAATCAAGCAGCAAACAACCTTCAACTATAAATCCTGCCAATCTATTAGTATTTAAGCATTAAAATTTTTCCAGCCTTGTGCTTTAATAGGTATTTTAGTATCTGCCCTAGTTACTAGATGTATACCTGCTTGCTCTTCTTTCATATAACCAATTACGGTAAAATTTGGATTCGCTTTTATTTTAGAATAATCATCCTGAGAAATTGTAAATAATAGTTCGTAATCTTCTCCCCCATTTAAGGCAACTGTTGTGCTATCAATATTAAACTCCTCACATGTAGAAATCACCTGAGGATCTAACGGAATTTTTTCCTCATATAGATCACATCCCACCTTACTCTGCTTACATAAATGCATGATTTCTGAAGATAGGCCATCACTTATATCAATCATTGAAGATGGTTTCACCTCTAAATCTTTCAATAATTTAATAATATCTTTTCGTGCTTCAGGTTTTAATTGACGTTCTATAATATAAGAATAGCCTTCTAAATCTGGCTGACTATTAGGATTCACTTTGTACACTTCTTTTTCACGTTCAAGCACTTGCAACCCCATATAAGCAGCACCCAAATCTCCAGTAACCACCAATAAATCATTAGACTTAGCACCATCCCTATACACTTCATTGTTACTTTCTATTTCCCCAATGGCCGTTACAGAAATTAACAACCCTGTTGTAGAAGACGTTGTATCTCCTCCAACAACATCAATATTATAAATCTTTGCAGCAGTTTCTATTCCTGCATATAAATCTTCAAGAGCCTCTAATGGAAATCTATTAGACACAGCTATAGAAACCGTAATTTGTGTGGCCTTAGCATTCATAGCATACACATCAGATAAATTAACAATAGCCGCCTTATAGCCTAAGTGCTTTAAAGGCATATAACTTAAATCGAAATGAACACCTTCTACAAGCAAATCGGTTGTAACAACAATTTTTTTATTTTTAAAATCTAAAACAGCAGCATCATCTCCAATACTTTTTACTGTCGATTTATGGCTTATTTTAAAATTCTTGGTTAGGTGATCTATAAGTCCAAACTCCCCTAAATCACTTAATTGAGTTCTCTGTTGATTTTTGTCTTCTATCATGGTGCAAAAATAAGAAGCTTAAATATATAAACGAATAAACTTTGAATATTAAATAGCAAAAACCAATAAGGTGGAACACTTTTTGATCGTTTATTAAACTAATTTTATTACTTTACACTACTAAACATGTCGTAGTGCATACTAATACTGCAAACAATATGTTTATCATAGAATTCGTTTTTTATTCAAAGACTATGAGATTCTAACAAATTAAATGCTTTGAAAAAGATTAATTAAAAAAAATGCAAACATGAACTACTTAAAAAAGAGTATTTGTTCTATTCAGTTATTTGTTTTTGGTTCTCTATTATTTTTATCTACACAATCTTGTGATAGAAATAACAATGAACCCATTCTTAGAAATGACACAGATACATCTGGAATTCCTTGTGAAAATGGTTTTGCAGATATTTATCCCTGTAATGATTATGACTTAATGGCACAAATACCACTGAGTATTTTTGGAGCTACTGAAGGAAATGATTCCTGGGGATGGACAGACTTTACTACTGATAAGGAATATGCATTAATGGCAACAGATGCTAATGTGTCTTTCGTTGATATTACCGATACGAATAACCCCATATATTTGGGAAATATTCCCACCGCAACAATTAGTAGCCCCTGGAGAGATGTGAAAGTTTATAAAAATCACGCCTTTATTGTGGCAGATAATGCCGGAAATCATGGTATGCAAGTATTCGATTTGACACGTTTGAGAAATGTCGCTAATCCACCTGAAACATTTACTCCCGACGCTCATTTTACTGGGTTTGGAAGTGCACATAATGTGGTAATAAATGACGTTAGTGGGTATGCATACATAGTTGGCACTAACAGAAGTGGAACATTTGCTGGAGGCCCATTATTTATAAATATTCAAAATCCAACATCGCCAATTTCTGAAGGTGGTTTTGGAGCAGGAGGTTATTCTCATGATGCTCAAGTTATAACTTATAATGGTCCAGACACAGATTATACAGGTCGTGAAATATTAATTGGAAGTAATGAAAATGAAGTTGTTATTGCCGATGTAACCGATAAATCCAATCCAATAAAGATTTCAGATATAAGTTACTCCAACGTTGGGTACACACACCAAGGCTGGTTTACAGAAGATTTAAATTATTTTATCTTAGGTGATGAATTAGATGAAAGAGATATTGGCACCAATACACGTACAATCGTTTTTGATTTCTCCGATCTAGACAACCCAGCTTACCACATGGACTACCTAGGAGCCTCTACTGCCATTGATCATAACGGATACGTAAAGGGTGATACATTCTATCAAGCTAGCTATAGGGCTGGGATACGAATGATCGATATTTCACAAATTGCAAGTAGTACTATGACTGAAATAGGGTACTTTGATACGCATCCAGAAAATGATGACACCGGCTTTAATGGTGCATGGAATGTCTATCCATACTTACCAAGTGGCAATATTATAGTGAGTGATATTGAAAGAGGTTTGTTTGTCATTAAAAAAAGTGGCTCTTAATAGAAAGATCGCTATGCAAATCGTAAAAACAAATTTTTTTTTAGCAATTGGCATTGCTTTCTTTTTTAGTTGTTCTAATAATGATGACGCATCAAATAACACCTCTCAAGGTCTTAAGAAAGAAATAGATTTTGTAAAAACTATTGGAGGCACAAAAAATGAAAGTGCCCAATCTGTTACCAAAACTTCAGATGGTGGTTACGTTATCTTAGGGTATGTGCAAAGTACAGACGGTGATGTTGAAAATAAACAAAATGAATCTTTTGATTATTGGTTAATAAAATACGATCAAAATAACACGCTGCAATGGCAAAAAACGTATGGAGGCAGTGATGATGACCGAGGCAGTGATATCATTCAAACATCAGATGGCGGATTTGCTGTCTTAGGTTACAGCAAAAGCAATGATGGAGATGTCAACGAAAATAATGGGTTTAATGACTTTTGGGTTTCTAAATTAGATGTTTCCGGAACTATTTCTTGGGAAAAATCTTTTGGCTTTTCTGGAGCAGACCATGGTATTTCAATGATTCAAACCAATGACAACGGCTATCTTTTAACTGGCGTTTTAGATGTTTCTGCTTCAAATGGCGAGGGAAACAGCAAATCTCTTTCATCAAAAAGACATGCTGGCGGCGATTATTGGGCTATTAAACTAAATGCTTCTGGCGAAAAACAATGGAGCAAATTTTTTGGTGGTACGTTCACAGACACACCTTACGATGTTATTCAAACAGAAGATCATGGTTATATTGTTGTAGGATCTTCAGACAGTGACGATGTTGACATAAAAGGGAATAAAGGATCTTACGATTTTTGGGTTATTAAAATATCTGATACAGGCAATCTGGTTTGGGAAAAATCTTTTGGAGGCTCTGAAACTGAAGAAGCTAGAGCCATAACAAAATCATCTGATGGCAATTATATTATTGTTGGAGATACCAGAAGTAATGACTTAGACGTTTCAAGTAATCATGGTGCTGCCGATTTATGGATTATCAAAATGACTCCAACAGGAAATTTAATCTGGGAAAAAACGTTTGGAGGTAATAGCTTTGATGTGGGCCGCTCTATTTCTAAAACTCTAGATAATGGATTCATTATTTCCGGAAGTTCTAGAAGTTCGGATGGAGATATTTCAAATAACAATGGGCAAAATGATGCTTGGGTTGTAAAAATTGATGATCAAGCAAACCTAGAATGGCAAAAAACCATTGGTGGTTCCAATATCGATTTTGCTTATGATGCTGTTGAACTTGATGACAAAAGCATTATCGTTGTTGGAGAATCCAATAGCGCAAACATCGATATTCCAGACAATAAAGGGTTTACAGATTTATTAATTTTTAAAATAAAATAAGAAGATGCGAAAAATATTCTCCATACTCGTTTTTAGTGTCATCACATTATTATCCTGCGGCTCAGATAATGATGATAATGTTTCTCAAGCAAATGTTACATTTAATTTTAATCATAATTGGGACACATCTGTAGTTACAAATACCAATTTTAATACCATTCAATATACCAATGCTAATGGTGAGCAATTAAGCATTACAAAACTAAGATACCTCATTTCAAACATAACATTTCAAAAATCAGACGGAGAAACATTCGTCCTTGATGGCTATAATTTAGTTGATGTTACTAATAATACCAACCTATCTTTTACGCCAACAACAACGATTCCAACAGGTTCTTTCAGTAAAGTGCTCTTTACTTTTGGTTTTAATAACGATGCTAATTACAATAGTAATTACCCTGATTTAAATGCTACTTCTTGGAGTGTTCCGGCTATGTTAGGAGGTGGCTATCATTTCATGCAATTAGAAGGCAAATTTATAGACAATACGACTACCGAAACAGGTTACGCTTATCATGCCATAAGAGCAGTAGATAATTCCGGTGCAACACAAGTGTTTGAAAATACTTTTTTTGAAGTTGATTTAGGCGAAGTTACAATCACTAATAATGCAACTTTTGAAGTCAATATGAACATTGCCGAATGGTTTAAAAATCCAAATACCTGGGACTTAAAGGTATTAAACAATATGCTCATGCCAAACTTTAATGCTCAGGTAATGATGTTTGAAAACGGACAAAATGTATTTAGTTTAAACACAGTTAATCAATAGAATGCTTAAATGGATTTCATATTATATGCTACTTTTTTTCATTTGCATATCATGTTCAAATGAAAGCGTCAATAAATATGTCCCTACACCAAGTCCATTGCAAATTCCTCAACTTTTTCAAGACAATATACTTGCCCCTGTTGTTCCTATAAACAATCCACAAACTGTTGAAGGTATTGCATTAGGTAAAAAATTATTCTTCGATCCTATATTATCAGCAGATAATACACAGGCCTGCGCAGACTGTCATGCCCCGGAAAAGGCGTTTTCTGATGCAGATCGATTTAGCGATGGGATCGATGGTTTTTTTGGCAACCGCAATGCCATGCCTCTCTTTAACTTAGCTTGGAATTACGATGAGAAATTCTTTTGGGATGGTCGGGTATTTAGTTTAGAGCATCAAGCTTTTCTACCTGTAACAGATCCTTTAGAAATGCATAATACCTGGAAACAAGTAGAACAAAAATTACAACAGCATTCTGAGTATCCCAATTTATTCGAGCAGGCATTTGGAACTTCAACCATAGATTCTACTTTAGTTACCAAAGCCATTGCACAATTTGAACGCATTTTAATTTCTTCTAATTCAAAATTTGACAAACACCTTTTAAACAAGGCAACGTTAACACCTCAAGAACTTAACGGTTTTAATGTTTTTATGGATGAAACAAGGGGTGACTGTTTTCATTGTCATGGCAGTGACAAAAACCCATTATGGACAGATAATATTTTTCACAACAATGGTTTAGATGTTACTTTTACAGACTTAGGATTGGGCAAAGTAACCGGAGACCCGGCTGATAATGGAAAATTTAAATCGCCTTCTTTAAGAAATCTGGCATTCACCGCGCCTTATATGCATGATGGTAGATTTACAACACTCGAAGAGGTTATTAATCATTACAGTGAAGGTTTACAAAACTCTCCAACCATTGATCCTTTAATGAAAAAAGTAGCGCAAGGCGGGGTGCACCTTTCAGCTCAGGATAAAGCAGATTTGAAAGCTTTCTTACTATCATTATCTGATTATGAATTTATAAATAATTCTGCTTTTTCAAATCAGTAAAGAATTCAATAAACATGTTGCTCAAATACAAACAACACTGCTCCTCAGTTTTCAACTAGCTAAAAATTAAAGAGTTCTATTTTAAGATTCCACAACACCATGTATTTCATCGAAAAAAAAATCGTTTACTCTATTTTGTGTGATTTTTTACGATCTTTGAGTACCCAAATTTCCTACAATCATGACACATGAAAAACCTATA from Flavivirga spongiicola encodes:
- the thiL gene encoding thiamine-phosphate kinase, with product MIEDKNQQRTQLSDLGEFGLIDHLTKNFKISHKSTVKSIGDDAAVLDFKNKKIVVTTDLLVEGVHFDLSYMPLKHLGYKAAIVNLSDVYAMNAKATQITVSIAVSNRFPLEALEDLYAGIETAAKIYNIDVVGGDTTSSTTGLLISVTAIGEIESNNEVYRDGAKSNDLLVVTGDLGAAYMGLQVLEREKEVYKVNPNSQPDLEGYSYIIERQLKPEARKDIIKLLKDLEVKPSSMIDISDGLSSEIMHLCKQSKVGCDLYEEKIPLDPQVISTCEEFNIDSTTVALNGGEDYELLFTISQDDYSKIKANPNFTVIGYMKEEQAGIHLVTRADTKIPIKAQGWKNFNA
- a CDS encoding choice-of-anchor B family protein gives rise to the protein MNYLKKSICSIQLFVFGSLLFLSTQSCDRNNNEPILRNDTDTSGIPCENGFADIYPCNDYDLMAQIPLSIFGATEGNDSWGWTDFTTDKEYALMATDANVSFVDITDTNNPIYLGNIPTATISSPWRDVKVYKNHAFIVADNAGNHGMQVFDLTRLRNVANPPETFTPDAHFTGFGSAHNVVINDVSGYAYIVGTNRSGTFAGGPLFINIQNPTSPISEGGFGAGGYSHDAQVITYNGPDTDYTGREILIGSNENEVVIADVTDKSNPIKISDISYSNVGYTHQGWFTEDLNYFILGDELDERDIGTNTRTIVFDFSDLDNPAYHMDYLGASTAIDHNGYVKGDTFYQASYRAGIRMIDISQIASSTMTEIGYFDTHPENDDTGFNGAWNVYPYLPSGNIIVSDIERGLFVIKKSGS
- a CDS encoding MbnP family protein, yielding MRKIFSILVFSVITLLSCGSDNDDNVSQANVTFNFNHNWDTSVVTNTNFNTIQYTNANGEQLSITKLRYLISNITFQKSDGETFVLDGYNLVDVTNNTNLSFTPTTTIPTGSFSKVLFTFGFNNDANYNSNYPDLNATSWSVPAMLGGGYHFMQLEGKFIDNTTTETGYAYHAIRAVDNSGATQVFENTFFEVDLGEVTITNNATFEVNMNIAEWFKNPNTWDLKVLNNMLMPNFNAQVMMFENGQNVFSLNTVNQ
- a CDS encoding cytochrome-c peroxidase; the encoded protein is MLLFFICISCSNESVNKYVPTPSPLQIPQLFQDNILAPVVPINNPQTVEGIALGKKLFFDPILSADNTQACADCHAPEKAFSDADRFSDGIDGFFGNRNAMPLFNLAWNYDEKFFWDGRVFSLEHQAFLPVTDPLEMHNTWKQVEQKLQQHSEYPNLFEQAFGTSTIDSTLVTKAIAQFERILISSNSKFDKHLLNKATLTPQELNGFNVFMDETRGDCFHCHGSDKNPLWTDNIFHNNGLDVTFTDLGLGKVTGDPADNGKFKSPSLRNLAFTAPYMHDGRFTTLEEVINHYSEGLQNSPTIDPLMKKVAQGGVHLSAQDKADLKAFLLSLSDYEFINNSAFSNQ